From one Variovorax sp. PBL-H6 genomic stretch:
- the asd gene encoding aspartate-semialdehyde dehydrogenase, with translation MANATQPLVGLVGWRGMVGSVLMDRMQAEGDFDLIEPLFFSTSNAGGKAPAMAKNETTLKDANDIEALRKCDIVITAQGGDYTSAVFPKLRSAGWNGHWIDAASTLRMNDDAIIVLDPVNLPVIQKALAKGGKNWIGGNCTVSCMLMGVGALYKAGLVEWMTSMTYQAASGGGAQHMRELLTQFGTLHGEVRALLDDPKSAILEIDRKVLGRQQSLSRGETANFGVPLGGSLIPWIDKDLGDGTSKEEWKAGAETNKILGQGAAFGTAATPVDGFCVRVGAMRCHSQALTFKLKKNVPLADVEALIANDNPWAKVVPNTREATIQHLTPVAVTGTMDIPVGRLRKLAMGPEYLGAFTIGDQLLWGAAEPLRRILRILLDA, from the coding sequence ATGGCGAACGCAACTCAACCTCTGGTCGGTCTCGTCGGCTGGCGCGGCATGGTCGGCTCGGTCCTGATGGACCGCATGCAGGCTGAAGGCGACTTTGACCTGATCGAGCCGCTGTTCTTCTCCACTTCCAATGCCGGCGGCAAGGCCCCGGCGATGGCGAAGAACGAGACCACCCTGAAGGACGCGAACGACATCGAGGCGCTCAGGAAGTGCGACATCGTCATCACGGCTCAGGGCGGCGACTACACCAGCGCGGTCTTCCCCAAGCTGCGCTCCGCGGGCTGGAACGGCCACTGGATCGACGCGGCCTCCACCTTGCGCATGAACGATGACGCCATCATCGTGCTCGACCCGGTGAACCTGCCGGTGATCCAGAAGGCGCTCGCCAAGGGCGGCAAGAATTGGATCGGCGGCAACTGCACGGTCAGCTGCATGCTGATGGGCGTGGGCGCCCTTTACAAGGCCGGGCTGGTCGAGTGGATGACCAGCATGACCTACCAGGCCGCCTCGGGCGGCGGTGCGCAGCACATGCGTGAACTGCTTACACAGTTCGGCACCCTTCATGGCGAGGTGCGCGCGCTGCTGGATGACCCGAAGTCGGCCATTCTCGAGATCGACCGCAAGGTGCTGGGCCGCCAGCAGTCCCTGAGCCGCGGCGAGACCGCCAACTTCGGCGTGCCGCTGGGTGGCAGTCTCATCCCCTGGATCGACAAGGACCTGGGTGACGGCACCAGCAAGGAAGAATGGAAGGCCGGCGCCGAGACCAACAAGATTCTCGGCCAGGGCGCCGCCTTCGGAACTGCCGCCACACCGGTCGACGGCTTCTGCGTGCGCGTCGGCGCGATGCGCTGCCACAGCCAGGCGCTGACCTTCAAGCTCAAGAAGAATGTGCCGTTGGCGGACGTCGAGGCGCTGATCGCCAACGACAACCCCTGGGCCAAGGTTGTGCCTAATACCCGCGAAGCCACGATTCAGCACCTGACGCCAGTCGCAGTGACCGGCACGATGGATATCCCTGTCGGTCGCTTGCGCAAGCTTGCAATGGGGCCGGAATACCTGGGCGCCTTCACCATCGGCGATCAGTTGCTATGGGGAGCCGCAGAACCGCTGCGTCGCATACTGCGGATCCTGCTCGACGCCTGA